A window of the Microtus pennsylvanicus isolate mMicPen1 chromosome 4, mMicPen1.hap1, whole genome shotgun sequence genome harbors these coding sequences:
- the Ndst1 gene encoding bifunctional heparan sulfate N-deacetylase/N-sulfotransferase 1 isoform X2 → MGYAVAPHHSGVYPVHVQLYEAWKQVWNIRVTSTEEYPHLKPARYRRGFIHNGIMVLPRQTCGLFTHTIFYNEYPGGSSELDKIINGGELFLTVLLNPISIFMTHLSNYGNDRLGLYTFKHLVRFLHSWTNLRLQTLPPVQLAQKYFQIFSEEKDPLWQDPCEDKRHKDIWSKEKTCDRFPKLLIIGPQKTGTTALYLFLGMHPDLSSNYPSSETFEEIQFFNGHNYHKGIDWYMEFFPIPSNTTSDFYFEKSANYFDSEVAPRRAATLLPKAKILTILINPADRAYSWYQHQRAHDDPVALKYTFHEVITAGPDASAKLRALQNRCLVPGWYATHIERWLSAFHANQILVLDGKLLRTEPAKVMDTVQKFLGVTSTVDYHKTLAFDPKKGFWCQLLEGGKTKCLGKSKGRKYPEMDLDSRAFLKDYYRDHNIELSKLLYKMGQTLPTWLREDLQNTR, encoded by the exons ATGGGGTACGCAGTGGCACCCCACCACTCCGGTGTGTACCCTGTACATGTGCAGCTGTACGAGGCCTGGAAGCAGGTGTGGAACATCCGTGTGACCAGCACAGAGGAGTACCCCCATCTGAAGCCCGCCCGCTACCGCCGTGGCTTCATCCACAATGGCATCATG GTCCTCCCTCGGCAGACCTGTGGCCTCTTCACACACACCATCTTCTACAATGAATACCCTGGAGGCTCCAGTGAGCTGGACAAGATCATCAATGGGGGCGAACTCTTCCTCACTGTGCTCCTCAATCCT ATCAGCATCTTCATGACGCACTTGTCCAACTATGGAAACGACCGCCTTGGGCTGTACACCTTCAAGCACCTGGTGCGCTTTCTGCACTCTTGGACCAACCTGAGGCTGCAGACGCTGCCTCCCGTGCAGCTGGCCCAGAAGTACTTCCAGATCTTCTCTGAGGAGAAGGACCCACTATGGCAG GATCCCTGTGAGGACAAACGCCACAAAGACATCTGGTCTAAGGAGAAGACATGTGACCGCTTTCCAAAGCTTCTCATCATTGGCCCCCAGAAAACAG GCACCACGGCCCTCTACCTGTTCCTGGGCATGCACCCGGACCTCAGCAGCAACTACCCCAGCTCCGAGACCTTTGAGGAGATCCAGTTTTTTAATGGCCACAACTATCACAAAGGCATCGACTG GTACATGGAGTTCTTCCCTATTCCCTCCAACACCACCTCTGACTTCTACTTTGAGAAAAGTGCCAACTACTTTGATTCAGAAGTGGCACCACGGCGGGCAGCTACCCTGTTGCCCAAGGCCAAGATCCTCACCATCCTCATCAATCCAGCCGACCGAGCTTACTCCTGGTACCAG CACCAGCGAGCCCACGATGACCCAGTGGCCCTAAAGTACACCTTTCATGAGGTGATCACAGCTGGCCCTGATGCATCTGCAAAGCTGCGTGCCCTCCAGAACCGTTGCCTGGTCCCTGGCTGGTATGCCACGCATATTGAACGCTGGCTCAGCGCCTTCCATGCCAACCAG ATCCTGGTCTTGGATGGCAAactgctgagaacagaacctgCCAAAGTGATGGACACGGTGCAGAAATTCCTCGGGGTGACCAGCACCGTTGACTACCACAAAACCTTGGC GTTTGACCCAAAGAAAGGATTTTGGTGCCAACTGCTTGAAGGAGGAAAAACCAAGTGTCTGGGCAAAAGCAAGGGACGGAAATACCCAGAGATGGACTTGGAT TCCCGAGCCTTCCTAAAGGATTACTACCGGGACCACAACATCGAGCTCTCTAAGCTGCTGTATAAGATGGGCCAGACATTGCCCACCTGGCTGCGTGAGGACCTCCAGAATACCAGGTAG